A stretch of DNA from Campylobacter concisus:
TATAAGCATAGTTGTAATGATTAGCGAGCTATTTGATCTTAGAAAAAAACTTATTTTTTCACTAAAATTTAGCATGTTAATGCTTGCTTTTTTAAATTTGACTTTAGCTTTGAGCTTTGTATTTTTCTTTACGCCTTTTATAGTTTACGCTCAAAATTTGGGGGTCGATGCGACACAGACGGCAGAATTTGCCAAAATGCATAGTGCGAGTGAATATGTGATGAAAATCATGCTTATTTTACAAATTATTTTATTTTTTGTGAAATTTAAGATTAGTCAAAATGAATGCAAAGCCTGATATTCAAGTCTTAACAAATTTTCTAGCCGAATACACGACAGCTATGGTTAGTGCCGGTACCTATACAGCGCGTGTAGAAAAGTGCGTAGATCGCATAGCTAAACACTACGGCTACGACGTTAGCGTGACGATTTTCGTGAAGTATTTTACCATTAGCGTCATGGATTCGGCCGACAACTCCCTGCGCCGAACCTACGTAAAAAAGATCCCGTTTGGTCATGTGAGCTTTAACCGCATTTCCGAGCTTTCGTCGCTTAGTTGGCGGATTTTGGATGAAGATTTAAGCCTAGACGAGGCCAAAGAGCAGTTTGAGGGCGTCATGCGCATCGGGGCGAATAAATTTGCAAGCTCGCTTATTTTGATTAGCCTTGCAAATGCGGCGTTTTGCAAGCTTTTCGGCGGCGATGCTGGCTCGGTGGCTTGCGTATTTTTCGCGACGCTCGTGGGGTATAGCCTTAGATTTGCGCTTGCTAAAATGGGCGTAAATTTAAAAATCCAGTATGTTTTAGTGTCGTTCGTCGTCTCTTTTATCGCTTATCTTGGCGTATTTTACGGCTTTACGCACACTAGCGACGTGGCGATCGGCTCGTCGATACTCTTTTTGATGCCGGGCGTTTTTCTCATAAACTCGGTCTTTGATATCCTAAACGACAACACGCTAGTAGGCATCAGCAGGGCCGTGAGCACGGGCATCCTGATACTTTGCATAGCAGTGGGCGTCTATATCACGCTCTCGCTTAGCAGCGCGGAGATTTTACATGTTTGAGCTTTTGACTGCGACTCTCATAGACGGTGCCTTTGCCGCGGTGGCGGGTCTTGGCTTTGCCTACGCTAGCTCGCCGCCTAAAAGAACTCTTGTATTTTGCGCGCTGCTTGCGGCATTTGCGCACGCCAGCCGTTTTTGGATCATGCAGATGGGATTTTTTAACATCAGCGTCGCCACTCTCATCGTCTCTTTTTTAAGCGGGATTTTAGGTATGCTCTTTGCCAAACGGCTCAAAGCGCCCGCCGAGATCATCGCATTTCCCGCACTTTTGCCGATGGTACCTGGAGTTTACGCGTATAAGGGTATTTTGGCGCTATTTTCGTTTCTAAACGAGCCTGATATCGCTAAGAAAAACGAATACCTAATCATATTTTTCGATAACGCGATCACAACTACGACGGTCTCGCTAGCTCTAGGCGTGGGCGTTTCGGTGGTGCTTATTTTATTTTACGATCAGTCCTTGATGATTACCCGCGGCGCCAAATGCGATCTGGCGACGAGAAAGACGCGCAGATAATTTTAACTTTGGCATAGAAATTTGCATGGCTTTTTGATAGTTTTTATTATTTTTACTAGATATTTTTTAAATTTTGCCGATATAGCTTAAAAATAAATTTCAAAAGGATTTATGATGTTAAGCGGTATCGGCGGATTTTCTAGCGTCGCTAAAAATTTTCAGCTAAATGAAAAACATAGCATAAAGAGTCAAATCATATATAAAAATGAAATCTCGCAGCCGGATACGGTCGAGCACAAATTTAACGAAGTTTTAGGCTATAAAGTAGGTGCGGACGGATATTTTACGTCCGAATTTAACGAAGCTGCAGGTATCCCAAAGGACTACAAAATCCACTCTGATACCTTAAAATCTCTCTTGAACGTAAATACTAACTCGGGCATTTTAAAAGCCGATTTTAAAAAGATAGATATAGCCAAAACAGTCGGCAATGCATATAAAATTTTATCCCAAGTAGTCGGCGAGGACGTTTTAAATTCCAAAGAAAGTTTTAGCAAAGAAGACCTCGCCAAATTTCCTCAAGGATACGAATACGACAATAAAACGCTCAAGGTATTAAAGCTTCATAGCAAAATATCAGACTATATGGGAGCCGATAGTAGCTTTCAAAGAAATGAACGAACTAGCATAACGACTACTTTTTATAATAGCTCCACTATCGGTTACTACTCAGAGCATAAGAGATTAAAACCATCTACCGATATATTAAACAGCAACAGTGGCGGCAAAGAAGATATAAACAGCGGGATGTATTTTGATACTACAAAAGACAAATATACCGATAAAGACGGCAATATAACCAAAGGCGGGCTTTTGGTCGGCATTTTAAACAAAAATAGTCACGCCATAGAAGGTGAAACCACCTATCACGGCAAGATTAACGGGTTAGATAAAAACATATCCTCGCAAGAGTACCAAGCAAAAATTAGAGCCTTTACCGACTTGCATGGACATAAATACGATAAATACTCGCAATCTTTGGTAGATTCATTGCCTCAAGATTTAAAAGATTTCGTAGATTTTGCAAGGAGTTTAAAATTTGTCGGCGAGATAAACGTCAGTGACAACGGCAAAGAATCAAAAAGCCTCTTTGAAATAATGCAAGAGGATATGAAAGAGGCGCAAAAACGCCTAGAAAAGCTAATAGAGCAAGAAAAGCGAACACAAAAGATGCTGGATAAAAATAGAAAATACGACAAAGAGTTAAAGCAAAATACTAGAAAAAATTTAGAAGAACTTCGGGCGATGATGAAATTTAACGATAAGAGCGTGGATATAAAGGCTTAAAAGGATTAATATGATAAGCGGCGTAAACGGATTTAACGCAAACGTAAATTTTGATTTTAGCGGCGCTCGCAGGCAAAATTTAAAGACGCATGAGGAAAAAGAGGTGGATATAATGGGGCTTTTAAGAAAATTCAGTAAAATGTGCCTTAATCTAAAAGCCTAAGGAAATATCTTGAAAATACGAATCTACTACGAAGATACCGATGCTGGTGGCATAGTCTACCATACAAACTACATTAAATTTTGCGAGCGAGCTAGAAGTGAAGCATTTTTTCAGGCTGGGCTAAATTTTACAAAAGAGGGCGGATACTTTGTAGTTTCATCGATTGAGGCCAAATTTATAGCTTCTGCCGTGCTTGGTGATGAAGTATTTGTTAGAACCAAAATTTTAGAGCTTAAAAAAGCTAGTCTTGTTTTGGAGCAAGAAATTTATAAATTTGATGACAAAAATGCCGAAAAGCTACTTTTTAGAGCGACGATTACGTTAGCCTTTATGAAAGAAGAGAAGCTTGCTAAGATAAATGACGAGATAAAGAAATTTTTGGAGAATTCTAAATTTTAGATCGTGGCTAAGTTTAGAAATTAGCATTAGCCACTTTGTGCTTTTACATTGAGCTATTTTGATCGAGCAAAATTTCTTGATTTGCTTCGTCAAAGTGGTCGCCCTTTGCGTTATAAATTTTAACCCCATATAAGACTTGAGAGTTTTCAACTCTTTCGGTAAAAATTCTATCAGCGCTTTTATCTATAAAATTTGTGTATATGTACTCGGCACCAAAAGCACTTGAATAGCCGATTTGTGAATATCTAAAATCTACATCAAAAAGATCACCAAGCCCCAAAAATAAGTCGTTAATAGGATTTAGTGAGTTTGCGATGAAAAGATTTTGTCTATCTCTTTGCGCGATGGCATTAAAGATATTTGGTAAAAAATTTATCTGTGTACTTAAAAGTGCGTATGGTTTTATCTCAAAGCCTCTCATCTGCGTTGCTACAAGAGAAGCTTTGACGATTGGGATGTTTAAAAATACACTTGCGTCATCAAATTTGGATTTTTTACTTAAAGTGTCGTTTAAATTTATATCTTTGCCTACGATAGAGGCTTCATGATAATCGCTACTTTGCATGCGGACATATTCATTTAGCTTTTGCCCTAATGAACTACCATCATCAAATGCAACTATTTTTTCGTTCGAGTAAGCTAGCAAAGCTGAAATTTGCTCTTTATAATCAATGCCACCAAAGATCAAATTTGGCTTTGGAGTTATGACAAAAGAGCTATGAACGCTTGGAATGTAGATAAGCTCATTTGATAGGACTAGCGAATTCATAATGTTTGCACCATTTGATGTAAGGGCTGCGATAAAATAATTAAAGCCTTGGGCTCTAGCCGTTTGCATAGCATTTGTAAGACTTTGTGGGCTTTCATCGTTGCTATTTATAAATTTGATCTCGATATCCGCGTCTTGCTTTAAGACATAGCTTAAGACCGCATTTGATACAACATTTGCATAAGATTTTATAATCTTTTGTGGGATTATTACAGCGATTTTGCCGCTTTTATTAACTTTTAAAATAGCTTCACCACCAAGAGAGATATAAAGCTCTAAAAGAGCGTTATCGTCTATTTTTGCTGGCTCAAATCTTGCCATAAAACTAGCCAGTAAATCAGACTTAATAAGCTCATTTAGGCAGGCATTATCACAAAATTCTGGTTCTAAATTTATATAAGTAATCTTTGCTGGAGGTATGCTTGATAGACTTTGATTTTTTGTAATATTACTCTCAAAGTTTATCTCATCTTGCGATGCAAAAATAGTCGAAAAAATGGCTAAAAAAAGTAAAATTTTTCTCATATCACTCCTTTGATCTTTCTTAAATCATCTATAAAAATATTTTCAAAACTAGGATTTTTGCTGATCCACTCTGGTGAAAACGTTGGTAAAATAAGGCTATTTTCATTTTTTAAAATACTACCTCTTATGCTTGCAAATCCGCCTTTTAGCAATAAATTTGGATATAAATGCATAAAGGCTTTCTCTCCTAAAGTCACGATTATCTTTGGCTCTATCAGCCTAATCTCTTCAAACAAATAAGGACGACAAAGTTCAATAGAACTGCTTAAAATCGGACTTTTATCATCATTTTGTGAAATTTCACACCGAAGTAGAGAACTTATATAAATTTCTTTTATATCTAAATTTAAACTATTTTTTATGGCATTTTCTAAAAATTTTTTACTGTTATTTTCATAAGAGTCACTTTTATTAGAAAATAATATAAACATGATTTTGCTATTTTCATTGCCGATACCGGCTGTTACGCCTTTTGAGCTGTTTCGCAAAGAACAAAGAGAACATTTTTTTACTTCGCGGTTTAGCTCATCAATATTGTTGTAATCATGATAATTGCTTAGACTAAGAAAATTTTTATCAATAAACTTATAGCCAATTAGTTTTAAGAAAAATAATTTTTTTAAAAGCCTATTGTCTTTATTAAAATTCATTTTTGGATTATAACTTG
This window harbors:
- a CDS encoding DUF4149 domain-containing protein, whose protein sequence is MRGIYFLLLAVLIGAELTLGILVAPVIFFPQSIIGDGVLTHFMSGQMMTKIFLKFNYILLFISIVVMISELFDLRKKLIFSLKFSMLMLAFLNLTLALSFVFFFTPFIVYAQNLGVDATQTAEFAKMHSASEYVMKIMLILQIILFFVKFKISQNECKA
- a CDS encoding threonine/serine ThrE exporter family protein; translated protein: MNAKPDIQVLTNFLAEYTTAMVSAGTYTARVEKCVDRIAKHYGYDVSVTIFVKYFTISVMDSADNSLRRTYVKKIPFGHVSFNRISELSSLSWRILDEDLSLDEAKEQFEGVMRIGANKFASSLILISLANAAFCKLFGGDAGSVACVFFATLVGYSLRFALAKMGVNLKIQYVLVSFVVSFIAYLGVFYGFTHTSDVAIGSSILFLMPGVFLINSVFDILNDNTLVGISRAVSTGILILCIAVGVYITLSLSSAEILHV
- a CDS encoding threonine/serine exporter family protein is translated as MFELLTATLIDGAFAAVAGLGFAYASSPPKRTLVFCALLAAFAHASRFWIMQMGFFNISVATLIVSFLSGILGMLFAKRLKAPAEIIAFPALLPMVPGVYAYKGILALFSFLNEPDIAKKNEYLIIFFDNAITTTTVSLALGVGVSVVLILFYDQSLMITRGAKCDLATRKTRR
- a CDS encoding Cj0814 family flagellar-dependent secreted protein yields the protein MLSGIGGFSSVAKNFQLNEKHSIKSQIIYKNEISQPDTVEHKFNEVLGYKVGADGYFTSEFNEAAGIPKDYKIHSDTLKSLLNVNTNSGILKADFKKIDIAKTVGNAYKILSQVVGEDVLNSKESFSKEDLAKFPQGYEYDNKTLKVLKLHSKISDYMGADSSFQRNERTSITTTFYNSSTIGYYSEHKRLKPSTDILNSNSGGKEDINSGMYFDTTKDKYTDKDGNITKGGLLVGILNKNSHAIEGETTYHGKINGLDKNISSQEYQAKIRAFTDLHGHKYDKYSQSLVDSLPQDLKDFVDFARSLKFVGEINVSDNGKESKSLFEIMQEDMKEAQKRLEKLIEQEKRTQKMLDKNRKYDKELKQNTRKNLEELRAMMKFNDKSVDIKA
- a CDS encoding YbgC/FadM family acyl-CoA thioesterase — protein: MKIRIYYEDTDAGGIVYHTNYIKFCERARSEAFFQAGLNFTKEGGYFVVSSIEAKFIASAVLGDEVFVRTKILELKKASLVLEQEIYKFDDKNAEKLLFRATITLAFMKEEKLAKINDEIKKFLENSKF
- a CDS encoding uracil-DNA glycosylase family protein — encoded protein: MNFNKDNRLLKKLFFLKLIGYKFIDKNFLSLSNYHDYNNIDELNREVKKCSLCSLRNSSKGVTAGIGNENSKIMFILFSNKSDSYENNSKKFLENAIKNSLNLDIKEIYISSLLRCEISQNDDKSPILSSSIELCRPYLFEEIRLIEPKIIVTLGEKAFMHLYPNLLLKGGFASIRGSILKNENSLILPTFSPEWISKNPSFENIFIDDLRKIKGVI